From Anopheles darlingi chromosome 2, idAnoDarlMG_H_01, whole genome shotgun sequence, the proteins below share one genomic window:
- the LOC125950380 gene encoding uncharacterized protein LOC125950380 gives MKQLTVLLALVLLAGTTLLSVVSTAYLPVPYFDQRLSAGPLSKSELAYLRRLVEDTEVEVTTIADGADEAPEGSFTNSCVGEADGNSESAAVSDDEVAASSYDQSIVSEST, from the exons ATGAAACAACTGACTGTGCTTCttgcgctggtgctgctggcaggcACCACTCTGCTATCGGTGGTATCAACAG CTTATCTTCCGGTACCGTATTTCGATCAACGCCTTAGCGCCGGGCCACTGTCCAAGAGCGAGCTGGCGTACCTGCGGCGACTTGTCGAGGATACTGAGGTGGAAGTCACTACGATAGCCGATGGAGCCGATGAAGCCCCTGAAGGGTCCTTTACGAACTCGTGTGTTGGCGAAGCTGACGGGAACAGTGAAAGTGCCGCGGTTAGTGATGATGAGGTAGCGGCATCATCGTACGACCAG